One part of the Fusobacterium pseudoperiodonticum genome encodes these proteins:
- the opp4B gene encoding oligopeptide ABC transporter permease: protein MWKTILRRVLLMIPQLFVLSLLIFILAKLMPGDALSGMIDPTVDAETIEKIRLQLGYYDPWYIQYFRWVKNAFHGDLGISYTYKLPVLTVIGARAMNSFSLSILALTIMYCIALPVGIFAGKNQGSKFDKGVILFNFFTYAIPSFVMYLFAILLFGYKLKWFPTIGSVDAGLVKGTFAYYMSRLHHMILPAMCIAILSTTGTIQYLRNEVIDAKTADYVKTARSKGVPMRKVYTKHIFRNSLLPIAAFFGFQISGLLGGSVIAETIFNYQGMGKFFIESILTRDYSVVTTLILLYGLLFLLGSLLSDITMAIVDPRIRIE, encoded by the coding sequence ATGTGGAAAACAATACTTAGAAGAGTTTTATTGATGATACCTCAACTTTTTGTATTAAGTTTGTTAATCTTTATTTTAGCAAAATTAATGCCAGGGGATGCTTTATCAGGAATGATAGATCCTACAGTTGATGCTGAAACAATAGAAAAAATAAGATTACAATTAGGATATTATGATCCTTGGTATATACAATATTTTAGATGGGTAAAAAATGCTTTTCATGGTGATTTAGGAATAAGTTATACTTATAAATTACCTGTATTGACTGTTATCGGAGCAAGAGCAATGAATAGTTTTAGTTTATCTATTTTAGCCTTAACTATTATGTACTGTATAGCACTTCCAGTTGGAATATTTGCAGGGAAGAATCAAGGTTCTAAATTTGATAAAGGGGTTATACTATTTAACTTCTTTACATACGCAATACCTTCGTTTGTAATGTACTTATTTGCTATATTATTATTTGGTTATAAATTAAAATGGTTCCCAACTATAGGTTCTGTTGATGCAGGACTTGTAAAAGGAACATTTGCATATTATATGAGTCGTTTACATCATATGATTCTACCGGCTATGTGTATAGCTATTCTTAGTACAACAGGAACAATACAATATTTAAGAAATGAAGTAATAGATGCCAAAACAGCTGACTATGTAAAAACTGCAAGAAGTAAAGGTGTTCCTATGAGAAAGGTTTATACAAAACATATATTTAGAAACTCTTTACTACCTATAGCTGCTTTCTTTGGATTCCAAATATCTGGACTTTTAGGAGGATCAGTAATAGCTGAAACTATTTTTAACTATCAAGGTATGGGAAAATTCTTCATAGAATCTATACTTACAAGAGACTATAGTGTAGTTACAACACTAATATTACTTTATGGACTACTTTTCTTATTAGGTTCATTATTATCAGATATTACAATGGCAATAGTTGATCCAAGAATAAGAATAGAGTAA
- a CDS encoding ABC transporter permease, with amino-acid sequence MEKNIKDPVKAENPTGFSVIVREFKKDKLALFSFFAVTIFIIAVFVASMFINLQQLQTVDIFRKYEAPSFNNFWNFFGRDSGGRSVMGYVIVGARNSITIGVIITIVTTFIGLFVGLCMGYYGGKIDAWGMRIVDFISIMPSVMIIIVFVSIVPKYGIFQFILIFSMFYWTRTTRLARSKTLSETRRDYVNASKTMGTSDLKIMFSEILPNISSIIIVNGTLALASNIGIEVALSFLGFGLPAATPSLGTLISYASKPEIIQYKAYVWLPAALVLLFMMLGINYIGQALRRAADAKQRLG; translated from the coding sequence ATGGAAAAAAATATTAAGGATCCGGTTAAAGCAGAAAACCCAACAGGTTTTTCCGTTATAGTGAGAGAGTTTAAAAAGGATAAATTAGCACTTTTCTCTTTCTTTGCAGTAACAATATTTATAATAGCAGTGTTTGTTGCATCAATGTTTATTAATTTACAACAACTACAAACAGTTGATATTTTTAGAAAATATGAAGCTCCTTCTTTCAACAATTTCTGGAATTTCTTTGGAAGAGATTCTGGAGGGCGTAGTGTAATGGGATATGTTATTGTGGGAGCAAGAAACTCAATAACAATAGGAGTTATTATAACTATAGTAACAACATTTATAGGACTTTTTGTAGGTCTTTGTATGGGATATTATGGTGGAAAAATAGATGCTTGGGGAATGAGAATAGTTGACTTCATTAGTATCATGCCTTCAGTTATGATCATTATAGTTTTCGTTAGTATAGTACCTAAATATGGAATTTTTCAGTTTATTTTGATTTTTAGTATGTTCTATTGGACAAGAACAACAAGACTTGCTAGATCTAAAACTTTATCTGAAACAAGAAGAGACTATGTAAATGCTTCTAAGACTATGGGAACTAGTGATTTAAAAATAATGTTTAGTGAAATATTACCAAATATTTCTTCAATAATTATAGTAAATGGAACTTTAGCACTAGCATCTAATATAGGTATAGAAGTTGCCTTATCATTTTTAGGTTTTGGACTACCAGCAGCAACACCTTCATTAGGAACATTGATATCTTATGCTTCTAAGCCTGAAATAATTCAATATAAGGCTTATGTATGGTTACCAGCAGCATTAGTTTTACTATTTATGATGTTAGGAATAAACTATATAGGACAAGCTTTAAGAAGAGCAGCAGATGCAAAACAAAGATTAGGATAA
- a CDS encoding oligopeptide ABC transporter substrate-binding protein, producing the protein MKAKWLKVFGLFTGLLLLASCGDVNGGSKDAGKEKEVVDVSAIEKKYPSYFKSDEEPVQVDTLKVAIVSDSPFKGIFNGFLYSDAIDNRFMKYTMNGAFPIDDDLKLILDSDETPIKVTINPEEKTVTYKINPNFKWSNGDPVTTKDIVKTYEIFANQDYIVSSKSLRFSKNRKAIVGIEEYNEGKADKISGLEVIDDSTMKIHLKEVTPSTYWGGNFAGELINAKQFEGIPMNKIAESDALRKNPLSYGPYYIKEIVQGEKVVFEANPYYYKGEPKIKRIEMEILPSSQQVAAMKAGKYDIIFGASNDVFPEVEKLDNINIVTKKASYMNYIAFKLGKWDAEKNEVVTNPNSKMYDINLRKAMAYAIDNDAIGEQFHHGLATTAKSQLSPLFPSLHDPSINGYRIDIEKAKQLLDEAGYKDVDGDGIREGKDGKPIKFTFAMMSGGDIAEPLSQYYLQQWKSIGLNVELVDGRLLDINNFYDRVEADDPAIDFCLAAIGFGSDPQQVSLFGKTAGFNISRYTSETLEKALANTVSPEAIDDQKRAEFYKEYERVFMDEIPVVPQLNKYEYLVVNKRVKMFDWTESMRAFGEEFDWSKLEVTAKEPLASETK; encoded by the coding sequence ATGAAAGCAAAATGGTTAAAAGTGTTTGGCCTGTTTACTGGTTTACTGTTATTAGCTTCTTGTGGAGATGTGAATGGAGGTTCAAAGGACGCAGGAAAAGAAAAAGAAGTTGTAGATGTCTCAGCTATTGAAAAGAAATATCCTTCTTATTTTAAAAGTGATGAAGAACCTGTTCAAGTAGATACTCTAAAAGTAGCTATAGTATCAGATTCTCCTTTTAAAGGAATCTTTAATGGTTTCCTTTACTCAGATGCTATTGACAATAGATTTATGAAGTATACTATGAATGGAGCCTTCCCTATAGATGATGACTTAAAACTTATCTTAGATAGTGATGAAACTCCTATAAAAGTTACTATAAATCCTGAAGAAAAAACTGTTACATACAAAATTAATCCAAACTTTAAATGGTCAAATGGAGACCCTGTAACAACTAAGGATATAGTTAAAACTTATGAAATATTTGCAAATCAAGATTATATAGTAAGCTCTAAATCTTTAAGATTCAGTAAAAATAGAAAAGCTATTGTAGGTATAGAAGAATATAACGAAGGAAAGGCTGATAAAATATCAGGACTTGAAGTTATAGATGACTCTACAATGAAAATACATCTAAAAGAAGTAACTCCTTCTACATACTGGGGAGGAAATTTTGCAGGAGAATTAATTAATGCAAAGCAATTTGAAGGAATACCTATGAACAAAATTGCTGAATCAGATGCTTTAAGAAAAAATCCTCTATCTTATGGACCATACTATATCAAAGAAATAGTACAAGGTGAAAAAGTTGTATTTGAAGCTAACCCTTATTATTATAAAGGTGAACCTAAGATAAAAAGAATTGAAATGGAGATTTTACCTTCATCTCAACAAGTTGCAGCTATGAAAGCAGGAAAATATGATATAATATTTGGTGCAAGTAATGATGTTTTCCCTGAAGTAGAAAAATTAGATAATATTAATATTGTAACTAAAAAAGCATCATATATGAACTATATTGCATTTAAATTAGGTAAATGGGATGCTGAAAAGAATGAAGTTGTAACAAATCCTAATTCAAAAATGTATGACATCAATTTAAGAAAAGCTATGGCTTATGCTATAGATAATGATGCAATTGGAGAACAATTCCATCACGGATTAGCTACTACAGCTAAATCACAACTTTCTCCTTTATTCCCATCATTACATGATCCAAGTATAAATGGATATAGAATTGACATTGAAAAAGCTAAACAATTACTTGATGAAGCTGGATATAAAGATGTTGATGGAGATGGAATAAGAGAAGGAAAAGATGGAAAACCTATTAAATTTACTTTTGCTATGATGTCAGGTGGAGATATAGCTGAACCTCTTTCACAATATTATTTACAACAATGGAAGTCTATAGGACTTAATGTTGAATTAGTTGATGGAAGATTATTGGATATAAATAACTTCTATGATAGAGTAGAAGCAGATGATCCTGCTATCGATTTCTGTCTAGCAGCTATAGGTTTTGGTTCAGATCCTCAACAAGTAAGTTTATTTGGAAAAACTGCAGGATTTAACATTTCACGTTATACTTCTGAAACATTAGAAAAGGCATTAGCTAACACAGTGTCTCCAGAAGCTATAGACGATCAAAAGAGAGCAGAATTCTATAAAGAATATGAAAGAGTATTTATGGATGAAATCCCTGTAGTTCCTCAATTAAATAAATATGAATACTTAGTTGTAAATAAGAGAGTAAAAATGTTTGACTGGACAGAAAGCATGAGAGCTTTTGGAGAAGAATTTGACTGGTCTAAACTAGAAGTAACAGCTAAAGAACCTTTAGCATCAGAAACAAAATAA
- a CDS encoding oligopeptide ABC transporter substrate-binding protein has product MKFKKVLALISGMLLLASCGGINDGGAKDAKKEEFDVSTVESQYPSYVENEGNPVEATVLKVAVVSDSPFRGIFNGFLYSDSLDGSFMASTMNGAFPIDQDLKIILDSDETPIKVTVNPEEKTVTYKINPNFKWSNGEPVTTKDIVKTYEIMANQEYITSSKSLRYNKNRKAIVGIEEYNEGKADKISGLEVIDDSTMKIHLKEMTPSVYWGGNFVPEFVNAKQFEGIPMDKIIESDALRKNPLSYGPYVIKEIVQGEKVIFEANPYYYKGEPKIKRLEMEILPPSQQVAAIKSGKYDIVLKVSPEIFPELEKLDNINILTKKAGSMNYIAFKLGKWDEEKNEVVTDPNSKMYDLNLRKAIAYAIDMDAVSKQFYHGLSTPAKSQLSPLFPSLHNPEINGFKQDVEKAKQLLDEAGFKDVDGDGIREGKDGKPVKYTLAMMSGGEIAEPLAQYYIQQWKAIGLDVELLDGRLLDSKNFYNRVNGDDPAIDFCIAGIGFGTDPQQLAIFGKNAKFNISRYISDNLEAALDATVSKDAMNEEYRVKAYKDYEKVFMEEIPAVPILNKLDILVVNKRIKKYDWRPNVDGKPNTFKWSMIEVVAPQPIVDSKN; this is encoded by the coding sequence ATGAAATTTAAAAAAGTCTTAGCTTTAATCAGTGGAATGCTATTACTAGCTTCTTGTGGTGGTATCAATGATGGAGGAGCTAAAGATGCAAAAAAAGAAGAATTTGACGTATCGACAGTAGAAAGTCAATACCCAAGTTATGTAGAAAATGAAGGGAATCCAGTGGAAGCTACAGTGCTAAAAGTCGCAGTAGTATCAGATTCACCTTTTAGAGGAATATTCAATGGATTTTTATATAGTGATAGCTTAGATGGAAGTTTTATGGCAAGTACTATGAATGGAGCTTTTCCTATAGATCAAGATTTAAAAATAATCTTAGACAGTGATGAAACTCCAATAAAAGTTACAGTTAATCCTGAGGAAAAAACAGTAACATATAAAATTAATCCAAACTTTAAATGGTCAAATGGAGAACCTGTAACAACTAAAGATATAGTTAAAACTTATGAAATAATGGCTAACCAAGAATATATAACTAGTTCAAAGTCATTAAGATATAATAAAAATAGAAAGGCTATTGTTGGTATAGAAGAATATAACGAAGGAAAAGCTGATAAAATATCAGGACTTGAAGTTATAGATGATTCAACAATGAAAATTCATTTAAAAGAAATGACTCCATCAGTATATTGGGGAGGAAATTTTGTACCTGAGTTTGTAAATGCAAAACAATTTGAAGGTATACCTATGGATAAGATAATAGAATCAGATGCTTTAAGAAAGAATCCTTTATCTTATGGTCCTTATGTTATAAAAGAAATAGTTCAAGGAGAAAAAGTAATATTTGAAGCTAACCCTTATTACTATAAAGGTGAACCAAAAATAAAAAGATTAGAAATGGAAATTCTACCTCCATCTCAACAAGTTGCAGCTATAAAATCTGGAAAATATGACATAGTTTTAAAAGTTAGTCCAGAAATTTTCCCTGAATTAGAAAAATTAGATAATATCAATATATTAACTAAAAAAGCTGGTTCTATGAACTATATCGCATTCAAACTTGGTAAATGGGATGAAGAAAAAAATGAAGTTGTAACAGATCCTAATTCAAAAATGTATGATCTTAACCTAAGAAAAGCTATAGCTTATGCAATTGATATGGATGCAGTAAGTAAACAATTCTACCATGGATTGTCTACTCCAGCAAAATCACAACTTTCTCCATTATTCCCATCATTACATAATCCAGAAATAAATGGATTTAAACAAGATGTGGAAAAAGCTAAACAATTACTTGATGAAGCTGGATTCAAAGATGTTGATGGTGATGGAATAAGAGAAGGTAAGGATGGAAAACCTGTTAAATATACTTTAGCTATGATGTCAGGTGGAGAAATTGCTGAACCTCTTGCACAATACTATATTCAACAATGGAAAGCTATAGGACTTGATGTTGAATTACTTGATGGAAGATTATTAGATTCAAAGAACTTCTATAATAGAGTAAATGGAGACGATCCTGCAATAGATTTCTGTATAGCTGGTATAGGTTTTGGAACAGATCCTCAACAATTAGCTATATTTGGAAAAAATGCTAAGTTTAATATTTCTCGTTACATATCAGATAACCTTGAAGCAGCTTTAGATGCTACAGTTTCAAAAGATGCTATGAATGAAGAATATAGAGTAAAAGCTTATAAAGATTATGAAAAGGTATTTATGGAAGAGATTCCAGCTGTCCCTATATTAAATAAGCTAGATATCTTAGTTGTAAATAAGAGAATTAAAAAATATGATTGGAGACCAAATGTAGATGGAAAACCTAATACATTCAAATGGTCTATGATAGAAGTTGTAGCACCTCAACCAATTGTAGATTCTAAAAACTAA
- a CDS encoding oligopeptide ABC transporter substrate-binding protein, with protein sequence MNGKLKKLISLFAGMMLLVSCGDVNGGKADAAKQDVNLNELEQKYPVAYKNEGEVVPVDTLKVAVVSSSPYKGIFNGFLYSSGIDNEFMQYTMNGAFPTNPDFTLVLDSDETPIKVTVNPEEKTVTYKINPNFKWSNGDPVTTKDIVRTYEIVANQEYITSSSSSRFNKNRKKIVGIQEYNEGKADKISGLEVIDDSTMKIHLTEITPSVYWGGNFVSEFVNAKQFEGVPMDKIIESPALRRSPLSYGPYYIKDIVQGEKVIFEANPYYYRGEPKIKTIEMEILPPSQQVAAIKSGKYDIVFSPELNIFPEIEKLDNINILTRTAMAFSYLGFHVGKWDAEKNEVVTDPNSKMYDINLRRAMAYAIDNDSIAKQFFHGLAMRAPSPIAPVFTKLRNPEVEGFKIDLEKAKKLLDDAGYKDVDGDGIREDKEGKPLKINLAMMSGSEIQEPLSQYYIQQWKSIGLNVELVDGRLLDFNNFYDRLKADDPGIDCFFAGFGYGSDPQQMSLFGKNSQFNKARYTSETLEKALEAQISPEALDEAKRIEIYHNYDKIFMEELPVAPQLNKMEYIVVNKRVKEYDWKYDIDMKEFDWSKIEVTAKEPISDSKN encoded by the coding sequence ATGAATGGTAAACTAAAAAAACTGATTAGTTTATTTGCTGGAATGATGTTACTTGTATCTTGTGGAGATGTGAATGGTGGTAAAGCAGATGCAGCTAAGCAAGATGTAAATTTGAATGAATTAGAACAAAAATATCCAGTAGCCTATAAAAATGAAGGTGAAGTAGTACCTGTAGATACACTAAAAGTAGCTGTAGTATCAAGTTCACCTTATAAAGGAATTTTTAATGGATTTCTTTATTCAAGTGGGATAGACAATGAGTTTATGCAATATACTATGAATGGAGCTTTCCCAACAAACCCTGATTTTACATTGGTATTAGATAGTGATGAAACTCCGATAAAAGTTACAGTTAATCCTGAAGAAAAAACAGTAACATACAAGATTAATCCAAACTTTAAATGGTCAAATGGAGATCCTGTAACAACTAAAGATATAGTAAGAACTTATGAAATTGTTGCTAACCAAGAATATATAACAAGTTCTTCATCTTCAAGATTTAACAAAAATAGAAAGAAAATAGTAGGAATACAAGAATATAATGAAGGAAAAGCTGATAAAATATCAGGACTTGAAGTTATAGATGACTCTACTATGAAAATACACTTAACAGAAATAACTCCATCAGTTTATTGGGGAGGAAACTTTGTTAGTGAATTTGTTAATGCAAAACAATTTGAAGGTGTACCTATGGATAAAATCATAGAATCTCCTGCATTAAGAAGAAGTCCTCTATCTTATGGGCCTTACTATATTAAAGATATAGTTCAAGGAGAAAAAGTAATATTTGAAGCTAACCCTTACTACTATAGAGGAGAGCCAAAAATAAAAACTATCGAAATGGAAATCTTACCTCCATCTCAACAAGTTGCAGCTATAAAATCTGGAAAATATGACATAGTATTCAGCCCTGAATTAAATATTTTCCCAGAAATAGAAAAGTTAGATAATATTAATATACTTACAAGAACTGCTATGGCTTTCAGTTACTTAGGATTCCATGTAGGTAAATGGGATGCTGAAAAGAACGAAGTTGTAACAGATCCTAATTCAAAAATGTATGATATTAATTTAAGAAGAGCTATGGCTTATGCTATAGATAATGATAGTATTGCTAAACAATTCTTCCATGGTTTAGCAATGAGAGCACCATCACCTATAGCTCCAGTATTTACTAAATTACGTAATCCTGAAGTAGAAGGATTCAAAATTGATTTAGAAAAAGCTAAAAAATTACTAGATGATGCTGGATATAAAGATGTTGATGGAGACGGAATAAGAGAAGATAAAGAAGGAAAACCATTAAAAATTAACTTAGCTATGATGTCAGGTTCAGAAATACAAGAACCATTGAGCCAATACTATATCCAACAATGGAAATCTATTGGACTTAATGTTGAATTAGTTGATGGAAGACTTTTAGACTTCAATAACTTCTATGACAGACTAAAAGCTGATGATCCAGGAATAGACTGTTTCTTTGCTGGATTTGGTTATGGTTCAGATCCTCAACAAATGAGTTTATTTGGAAAGAATTCTCAATTCAACAAGGCTCGTTATACATCTGAAACTCTTGAAAAAGCTTTAGAAGCTCAAATTTCTCCAGAAGCTTTAGATGAAGCTAAGAGAATAGAAATCTACCATAACTATGATAAGATATTTATGGAAGAACTACCAGTGGCTCCTCAATTAAATAAGATGGAATACATAGTAGTTAACAAGAGAGTTAAAGAATATGACTGGAAATACGATATTGATATGAAGGAATTTGACTGGTCTAAGATAGAAGTTACAGCTAAAGAACCTATATCAGATTCAAAAAATTAA
- a CDS encoding metallophosphoesterase: protein MEKGTIIRKEQVKYINEDDYKRIFVVSDLHGYYDLFLKFLEKINLQKDDLLINLGDSCDRGTQSYELYVKYDEMIKEGYNVLHLLGNHEDMLLTAVNTLDESSIDHWYRNNGETTIESFKNVTGLTKEDFYDKEKNKFLVDFLSTFPTLIVSDKTIFAHAAYNPDLSPEEQEEYFLIWNRQNFWDRNFTGKAIYFGHTPSKKEDHTIVYYSNNCACIDLGTYKYQKMVGVEIKSKEEYYID, encoded by the coding sequence ATGGAAAAAGGAACAATCATCAGAAAAGAACAAGTAAAGTATATAAATGAAGATGATTATAAAAGAATTTTTGTAGTTTCAGATTTGCATGGTTACTATGATTTATTTTTAAAATTTTTAGAAAAGATAAACCTACAAAAAGATGATTTACTTATAAATCTTGGTGACTCTTGTGACAGAGGAACACAATCTTATGAATTATATGTAAAGTATGATGAAATGATAAAAGAAGGTTATAATGTACTACATTTATTAGGAAATCATGAAGATATGCTATTAACAGCAGTGAATACATTAGATGAAAGTAGTATAGATCATTGGTATAGAAATAATGGAGAAACAACAATAGAATCTTTTAAAAATGTTACAGGGCTAACAAAAGAAGATTTTTATGATAAGGAAAAGAATAAGTTTCTTGTAGATTTTTTATCAACTTTCCCAACTCTTATAGTTTCTGATAAGACTATATTTGCCCATGCAGCATATAATCCTGATCTAAGCCCAGAAGAACAAGAGGAATATTTCTTAATATGGAATAGACAAAATTTTTGGGATAGAAATTTCACTGGAAAGGCTATATATTTTGGACATACTCCTTCAAAAAAGGAAGACCACACTATAGTTTATTATTCTAATAATTGTGCTTGTATAGACTTAGGAACATATAAGTATCAAAAAATGGTGGGAGTCGAAATAAAGAGCAAGGAAGAATATTACATAGACTAA
- a CDS encoding IS3 family transposase (programmed frameshift) has translation MSKLTKKDKIEIYERRKNGETISSLAKAFNTRESNIKYLIALIEKHGYDILRNGKNRIYSKEFKLQTINRILINNESINSVAIDIGLASNGILHNWLSKFKENEYNVVEKKKGRKPKSMTKLKRNNKVLSEKDKIKLLEDEIIYLKAENEYLKKLRALVQERELKEKKKLRVIAELRAKYPFKMLLKIAGISRSVYYYYIDKKDIDEKNKDIIEKIKEIYYVNKGRYGYRRVTLELKNQGLNINHKKVQRLMKKFNLQSIVRKKRKYSSYKGQIGKIADNHIKRNFEATAPNQKWFTDVTEFNLRGEKLYLSPILDAYGRYIVSYDISHSANLEQINHMLNLAFKENENYENLIFHSDQGWQYQHYSYQKKLKEKKITQSMSRKGNSLDNGLMECFFGLLKSEMFYDQEEKYKTLEELKEAIEDYIYYYNNKRIKEKLKGLTPASYRSQSLLVS, from the exons ATGAGTAAATTAACAAAAAAAGATAAAATTGAAATATATGAAAGAAGAAAAAATGGTGAAACTATTTCTTCTTTAGCTAAAGCTTTTAATACTCGTGAATCTAATATTAAATATTTAATTGCTTTAATTGAAAAACATGGATATGATATTCTAAGAAATGGTAAAAATAGAATTTATTCTAAAGAGTTTAAATTGCAAACAATTAATAGAATTTTAATTAATAATGAATCTATAAATTCTGTTGCTATTGATATTGGGTTAGCTTCTAATGGGATTTTACATAATTGGCTTTCAAAATTTAAAGAAAATGAGTATAATGTTGTAGAGAAGAAAAAAGGAAGGAAACCTAAATCTATGACTAAACTTAAGAGAAATAATAAAGTATTATCTGAAAAAGATAAAATTAAACTATTAGAAGATGAAATAATTTACTTAAAAGCTGAGAATGAATACTTAAAAAAATTGAGAGCTCTAGTTCAAGAAAGGGAGCTAAAAGAGAAGAAAAAGT TAAGAGTAATAGCCGAACTTAGAGCTAAATATCCTTTCAAAATGCTATTAAAGATTGCTGGAATATCAAGATCAGTATATTATTACTATATTGATAAAAAAGATATTGATGAGAAGAATAAAGATATTATTGAAAAAATCAAAGAAATTTACTATGTGAACAAAGGAAGATATGGTTATCGCAGAGTAACATTGGAGTTAAAAAATCAAGGTTTAAATATTAATCATAAAAAAGTACAAAGACTTATGAAGAAATTTAATTTACAAAGTATTGTCCGTAAAAAAAGGAAATATTCTTCATACAAAGGTCAAATAGGAAAGATAGCTGATAACCATATTAAAAGAAATTTTGAAGCAACAGCTCCAAATCAAAAATGGTTTACAGATGTAACAGAATTTAATTTAAGAGGAGAAAAGTTATACTTATCTCCAATATTAGATGCTTATGGAAGATATATAGTTTCATATGATATTTCGCACAGTGCTAACTTGGAGCAGATAAATCATATGTTAAATTTAGCATTTAAAGAAAATGAAAATTATGAAAATTTGATATTTCATAGTGACCAAGGATGGCAATATCAGCACTATTCATATCAAAAAAAATTGAAAGAGAAGAAGATAACTCAAAGTATGTCAAGAAAAGGAAATAGTTTAGATAATGGATTAATGGAATGTTTCTTTGGGTTGTTAAAATCAGAAATGTTTTATGACCAAGAAGAAAAGTACAAGACATTAGAAGAATTGAAGGAAGCAATAGAAGATTATATATATTATTACAATAACAAAAGAATAAAGGAAAAATTAAAAGGATTAACTCCTGCTTCTTACAGAAGTCAATCCTTATTAGTAAGTTAA
- the asd gene encoding aspartate-semialdehyde dehydrogenase: protein MERTKIAVVGATGMVGQRLLVLLENHPYFEVVKLAASKNSAGKRYGDLMANKWKLDIKIPEYTKDFIVEDAMDVKNVANGVKLIFCAVNLDKKELVALEEAYAKEEVVVVSNNSANRMKADVPMIIPEINAKHLDIVDVQRKRLGTKKGFIVVKPNCSIQSYVPVFAAIKEFGIKEASICTYQAISGSGKTFEDWPEMVENIIPYIGGEEEKSEIEPLKIFGNIEDGEIKLNDTMKFSAQCIRVPVLDGHLACVSFNLENNPGKEALIEKIKNFKSDITDLPLAPKEFIHYYEENDRPQPLLDRDNEKGMQITVGRLREDNLFDYKFVGLSHNTLRGAAGGAVLTAELVKKLGYLD from the coding sequence ATGGAAAGAACAAAAATCGCAGTAGTTGGAGCAACAGGAATGGTAGGACAAAGACTTCTTGTCCTTTTAGAAAATCACCCTTATTTTGAAGTTGTAAAATTAGCAGCTTCTAAAAATTCAGCAGGAAAAAGATATGGGGATTTAATGGCTAATAAATGGAAATTGGATATAAAAATACCTGAATATACAAAGGATTTTATAGTTGAAGATGCTATGGATGTCAAAAATGTAGCAAATGGTGTTAAATTAATTTTCTGTGCAGTTAATTTAGATAAAAAAGAATTAGTTGCTTTAGAAGAAGCTTATGCTAAAGAAGAAGTTGTAGTAGTGTCTAATAACTCAGCTAACCGTATGAAAGCTGATGTGCCTATGATAATACCTGAAATCAATGCAAAACATTTAGATATAGTTGATGTACAAAGAAAAAGATTAGGAACTAAAAAAGGTTTCATAGTTGTAAAACCAAACTGTTCTATTCAAAGCTATGTACCTGTATTTGCAGCTATAAAAGAATTTGGTATTAAAGAAGCTAGTATCTGTACTTATCAAGCTATTTCAGGAAGTGGAAAAACATTTGAAGATTGGCCTGAAATGGTAGAAAATATTATTCCATACATAGGTGGAGAAGAAGAAAAAAGTGAAATAGAACCTTTAAAAATATTTGGAAATATTGAAGATGGAGAAATCAAGTTAAATGATACTATGAAATTCTCAGCTCAATGTATCAGAGTTCCTGTTTTAGATGGACACTTAGCTTGTGTTTCATTCAATCTTGAAAATAATCCTGGTAAGGAAGCTTTAATTGAAAAAATTAAAAACTTTAAATCTGATATAACTGATTTACCTCTAGCTCCTAAAGAATTTATTCATTACTATGAAGAAAATGATAGACCTCAACCTTTACTTGATAGAGATAATGAAAAAGGAATGCAAATAACTGTGGGTAGATTAAGAGAAGACAATTTATTCGATTATAAGTTTGTTGGACTTTCTCACAATACTTTAAGAGGAGCAGCTGGTGGGGCAGTTCTAACAGCTGAGCTTGTTAAAAAACTTGGATACTTAGACTAA